Proteins encoded together in one Candidatus Palauibacter soopunensis window:
- a CDS encoding type II toxin-antitoxin system HicB family antitoxin — translation MFKYEIILYWSNEDEAFVAEAPELPGCMAHGADQETALENIKDAMRFWIDRARELGRPVPEPKGERLMLA, via the coding sequence ATGTTCAAATACGAGATCATCCTCTACTGGAGCAACGAGGACGAGGCCTTCGTCGCGGAGGCGCCCGAGTTGCCCGGGTGCATGGCGCACGGAGCCGATCAGGAAACCGCGTTGGAAAACATCAAGGACGCGATGCGGTTCTGGATCGACCGGGCGCGGGAGTTGGGGCGGCCCGTTCCGGAGCCGAAGGGCGAGCGCCTCATGCTCGCCTGA